From the genome of Alkalimarinus coralli:
TCTCTTTTTATCGGGCACGACTAACCCCATAGCTATCAACGGCTATGTCTCTTATTATCAATGAATCTGTTTTAATTTTTCTATTGCCTCTCCATGGTAGATCGGTAAACCGCAGGTACTGCATGCGGGTCTAAATCCTTTTTCTTCGAGGTAGCTACTCCAGTCCAGCTCTAATCTCTTCGGCACCGGCTTTTGCCGTAATTGTTTGCGTGCTACGTTTAGTTTTTCTCTTTGTACTGATGTATAAAGGCCACTGTATCTTGTACTTTGCTTTCGGGGTAAAGGTATGTGCTGCATAAAACGCTGAACAAACGCTTCGTAGCTGATCGTCAGCTTTTCCTTTCGTCCTGTCTGGTGTGATTGATAGCTGAATGTCAGGTGGCTTTCATTAGTCGATTTAATCTGCTGGTTTCGAAAGGGCCCTCCTTTAACATATCGTGCAAGATACTTGGCGACACCTCTAGCATGGTCGTAGCGTTTACAAAAATGTACCACCCAATCTTTTCGCCCCTGCTGATTTAGCATCGCTTTTACTTTATGAGTCATTTCGCCCTTAGGTAAAACCAGCTTTTCTTGCTCTAGCGCTTTCTTAAGTGTTGCCAATAACTTACCTCTAAATACCATCATCACTGGTTTTTGAGGAAAGAGACTACCCTTCTTTGGCTCAACCCACTGACCTTTGGCATCTAAACCACCATGACTGATCAACACATGTATGTGCGGGTGTAGTGATAAGTTTCTCCCCCAGGTATGAAGAACTGACAGTATACCCGGCGTTGCCCCCAAGTATTTTGGGTCATTAGCGAATTCACGGAGTGTTTCCTGCACTGCCTTAAACAAGACCCCTGTCATAAACTCGCGGTTATATTGCCAGAGTTTATTCAGGGCTTCAGGGATGGTGAAGATGACGTGGTGATGCGGGCAGTTCAATAGGATGGATTGGGTATTACGAAGCCACTCTTCACTTGCAAGTCCTTGGCATTGCGGGCAAGCTCGATGTTTACAGGAGTTATACCAAATGCCATTAACATGACCATTGGGACAATACTGGGTATGCCCTCCCAGCGCTTGTGTGCGACAAACGGAAAGGCGATCCAACGCTTTATGTTGATACACCGGGAGCTTTATATGTTCCCGCACTTTAGGTAAGTGCTGCTCCAACAGTCCTTGTAGAGTCTTCGTTTCCATAAACGAAGTTATAACATTATACTGTTTTTATTTACAGTACTTATTCTATGCGTGCGAGATCATTGATAGGTCTTCCCCAGGCTTTGCCTGGCGAATTTAACAGCTAATTCATAGGAACCTTCCCAAAAACCCCTTTCCCAGAAACACAGAAATGCCTTTTTGAAAAGCCCCACATTAATTTGTTCATTATCAGTCAATTAGAGCACTTTTCCGCTCTGAGGCCAATGATTAAAACAGGAAGCGTCCTAAAAACTTCACGTCTCACTCATAAAAAACAAATACAATAAAAACAGTTAGTTATAAAGAATTCCTCCACGCTGAAAAACAAAATCGCACTTATATGCCATCAAACTATTTATGAGAAGCTTCCCAAAAACCATATTAATTTGAAGATGGGGTTGACTTTTTTAGTCTTCAGAACACAAAATACTGTTTATATATACAGATAAAATTAAGGTGAGCTGTCATGGACGACATACCAATACCGATTGAACCTGGCTCCACAAGGTTTATACCCTCGGTGAGGGCTTTTATACGTGCAAGAGGCATGGCTTACAGCACTGAGCAAACCTACATACACTGGATCAAACGTTATATTCGCTTCCACAATTATAGGCATCCGAAAGAGTTAAGCGCCTCAGATATTGAGAGCTTTTTATCTTACCTTGCTGTTCAAAAAAGCACCGCCAAAGCTACACAGGATATTGCTTTGAATGCAATTGTGTTTGCATATAGGGAGTTCATGAATATTGAGCTTTGCGAGCTTAATATTGTACGCGCCAAGAAGACGCCCAAAATTCCTGTCGTTTTCACACATAATGAAGCAAAGGACGTTATTAGCAGGGTTGCGCCACCCTCTCAGCTCGCTGTAGAGCTAATGTATGGGGGCGGTCTTAGGGTTATGGAAGCGCTTCGCCTTCGCGTAAAAGATATTGATTTTGGCATGGGCGTAATCATTGTTCGCTCCGGCAAAGGCGACAAAGATAGACGGACGTTGCTACCCAA
Proteins encoded in this window:
- a CDS encoding IS91 family transposase, giving the protein METKTLQGLLEQHLPKVREHIKLPVYQHKALDRLSVCRTQALGGHTQYCPNGHVNGIWYNSCKHRACPQCQGLASEEWLRNTQSILLNCPHHHVIFTIPEALNKLWQYNREFMTGVLFKAVQETLREFANDPKYLGATPGILSVLHTWGRNLSLHPHIHVLISHGGLDAKGQWVEPKKGSLFPQKPVMMVFRGKLLATLKKALEQEKLVLPKGEMTHKVKAMLNQQGRKDWVVHFCKRYDHARGVAKYLARYVKGGPFRNQQIKSTNESHLTFSYQSHQTGRKEKLTISYEAFVQRFMQHIPLPRKQSTRYSGLYTSVQREKLNVARKQLRQKPVPKRLELDWSSYLEEKGFRPACSTCGLPIYHGEAIEKLKQIH
- a CDS encoding integron integrase; the encoded protein is MDDIPIPIEPGSTRFIPSVRAFIRARGMAYSTEQTYIHWIKRYIRFHNYRHPKELSASDIESFLSYLAVQKSTAKATQDIALNAIVFAYREFMNIELCELNIVRAKKTPKIPVVFTHNEAKDVISRVAPPSQLAVELMYGGGLRVMEALRLRVKDIDFGMGVIIVRSGKGDKDRRTLLPKSLTKKLEAQINEVKALHRYDTERGVGGVYMPNALARKYPSAASSLEWQFLFPAEKASIDPRSNTVRRHHLHDSTVRKLVKKAINDAQVLKHASCHTFRHSFATRLLQNNYDIRTIQELMGHSDVKTTEIYTHVTGKGGQGVLSPMDE